AGTCGCGTGGTCTAATGGTTATGATTTCTCGTTCACAGTCATGTGAGCTTCGCAAGGATTCCGAGAAGGTTCCCGGTTCGATCCCGGGCGCGACTactttttgtttttctttcgcTGAACTTCAAATTCTTCatatctttctctttctctctctctctccttccttttcccctttttcCCCTACCTTATCTTAGTAGGCTTTTGGGATGAGCGTGTCTATAGTACAGTAAAAATAGTTGCCTTGCGCGATGTTGTCGTTAGTTGGGGTAGTGGACTCGGTGGGATATATTTTCGCCTGGAGCGTTGTGGAGGATAGTGAAGCCCCGGATATTTTGACAATACAGGATGAAATTCGCAGTTTATGACGGTACCTACGACATGTACAGCGTTTCACAACATTCAAGTAATATAATCTACAGGCTGATAGGTACACCAGCCACAATCAATATGGCTTAAAGCGCTCCTTCTcccgtttcttctcctttggCCGGGAAGGCTTGGCCGAAGAATATTCGCCCTGAGTTTCATCCTCGTCCACTGGCTTCCAGGCACGGACGAACCCGTCCTCTCCCCCGGTGAATACGGAATGACCCTGCAAGAATGGTGAGTCGGGGTTAATCTTGAAACACGAGTACAAGAGACACACCTGCTCGTCGACGTAGATTGAACGGACAACCTCCTCGCCGTGTGCGCCGGGAAGACGCCAGAGATTCGCCTGGTCGAATCGCCACGGATCGGGAATGAGAGGAACGAGGTCCAGGCGTTTATCACTGCGGAGAGAAGCCGTCAGATAGGACCGAAAATAGATATGAACAGGAGATATGGACATACAGTTTATGTCCAGCAGCGATATACGCTGACTGGCTGCCGGTGCAGAGCTGGGCGATGTACTCGCAGTTGAGAGGTTGCCTTAGATCACCAAACTGGATGGGCTTAGGTTCCTCGGCCTGCTCGTCGGGATCTGTGGCCGGGTGGACGGAGAAGTCCTCGTCATGGCTGAGAGCGTAGATGGTACGCTCGCCCAGGAATCCGGCATGGTGGACAGAGCCGTGGTTGATGACCTGCACCAgggcatcgtcctcgtccgtGATGGTAGTGTCGTAGATATTCACCAGTCCGTCTGTGCTTCCGGACAGTAAGATGTTGTTACGGACGGGGTGGTATTGAAGCTGGTTCTCATCAGTACGTAGTGCAACGCGAAGTGAGGGTCGCACGCATACGCACCTCGGTCACGTCGTCGTTGTGGCTCTCAACATACTGGAGCCGGGTTGTTCCCGGCGATCTGATATCCCTACAAGGCAGTTAGCAGCTTGCGTAGACGCCGGACGCCATCAATCCAGCCATGACTGACCAGAACGCAACAACAGCTTGCGAGGAGACCAGCTCCGTACCAGCAACGACAGTATTAGTCTCTGAACAGCAAGCTACCGATAGCACAGGCGCATTTCTGGCTATCCACACCACACAAACCAGTTAGCACAGACAAATCATCCAGAGCGAGGAGACCATCTCAGCGAGAACCAACTCACCGGTCTCCatctcaacagcagccgAGCCCTTCCCCGCTCTCAAATCCCACACCTTCACCTTCCCATCCCTACCACCAGTAACTAGCAGCTGCTGATCCCGACCAGACCCATACCTCCTCAGAGCCGTCACGCCCCCGTTCCCATGGGTTTTCGCTGCGACCACAGCTACACGGCCAAGCCCAGCGGCGTCAAAAACACGCAACGAGTCATCCGATGCAATAGCCGCCAATGAGCCAGGCGATGCGGGAGTGATCGAGTAGATATAATTTCCCGGCCCCAGATTgagcgaggatgatgctgtggCCTTGAGGGTGTGCATGGCGCCGTGCAACAACGAGCCCCGGCAGGTTGCCTTTGTACTTATCTCTGGCTATATACGGCGACGATGGTAATCTAGATCTGTGCAATATACTGATGCTCTGGCCGCCAGATAACGATCTTCCCGTACTCGATTTTTCTGGTCCAGATCACTCAGCCGATCGGCTACCTTCTCGGTGATTGACAGGTCCTTCGTATCTATGACTTGATTTTTAAAGCAGTGAGACAAGCCAGCCTAGGGTTTTGTCTGGGGATCACCCCGTCGGAGGGTTGTTATGATGATTCTGTTGACAGGTGGTGGCTGATGGAGTTT
The DNA window shown above is from Aspergillus fumigatus Af293 chromosome 1, whole genome shotgun sequence and carries:
- a CDS encoding WD40 repeat domain-containing protein; its protein translation is MHTLKATASSSLNLGPGNYIYSITPASPGSLAAIASDDSLRVFDAAGLGRVAVVAAKTHGNGGVTALRRYGSGRDQQLLVTGGRDGKVKVWDLRAGKGSAAVEMETARNAPVLSVACCSETNTVVAGTELVSSQAVVAFWDIRSPGTTRLQYVESHNDDVTELQYHPVRNNILLSGSTDGLVNIYDTTITDEDDALVQVINHGSVHHAGFLGERTIYALSHDEDFSVHPATDPDEQAEEPKPIQFGDLRQPLNCEYIAQLCTGSQSAYIAAGHKLDKRLDLVPLIPDPWRFDQANLWRLPGAHGEEVVRSIYVDEQGHSVFTGGEDGFVRAWKPVDEDETQGEYSSAKPSRPKEKKREKERFKPY